The Daucus carota subsp. sativus chromosome 7, DH1 v3.0, whole genome shotgun sequence genome window below encodes:
- the LOC108196938 gene encoding uncharacterized protein LOC108196938 isoform X1 — protein MPGTIHVSVLEFKGIASSSPPSSVFLKVSLGKTEYQTWDKGDFSFPLTTLRDSLTVTIQDPEGNEISKIGVHSMAIVEKGIWDDLFPLQEGGHVHMKLQFNLNEEERSRIRGMRELALKKKQLEELSKDTRYFNMASDASDSVASSPINNEVSGKESALPYSDTISRNLQSNNGKEEALLQKHIAPNATDNSEESSSSKMSLRTEVQHLPVRKNDTHPHLSQNNSLISGGTESVAKIKPVLLRMEDTPAGKHEKQFPQRKPASSIMKMINAFETTLVQEKKTPIQVPSKSQSNRARKEGLLKDQVVSNVKEPEPNSERPEYLTDLRLEQIGSEEVSSSGRLLSPPQISSEKLRRPTILGKLQQLPPDSMNKGKHIGDIKSSVATRQLIVSSISNAIKVESAEADAIMKIKSESNKDQDHSSTDERSSASKASSVLKQEEKGSVQLQPSDVYAWQEGSEKFSFFKGLKEVKSEYLNEYLGSSNEKQKTVAPHEDEQHQHGSSTAWIFPNDARRMCVTSGVTAVIDSYDGCHTEGKHAVGPEEMKESETDTLNLRNSKPECWADNAFTGSVKHGSGHLFSSPDKESPEEVTEKQRILSSAVYLTQVFKHQLRNETPSPSSRILYIDLFQ, from the exons ATGCCAGGAACTATCCATGTTTCAG TGTTAGAGTTCAAGGGGATAGCTTCTTCATCACCCCCTTCATCCGTTTTTCTCAAGG TTTCATTGGGGAAAACTGAGTATCAAACATGGGACAAAGGAGATTTCTCTTT TCCATTAACCACATTGCGGGACTCTTTGACTGTTACGATTCAAGATCCTGAGGGGAATGAGATATCAAAGATAG GTGTCCATTCGATGGCTATCGTGGAGAAGGGCATCTGGGATGACTTATTTCCCCTCCAAGAAGGTGGACATGTGCATATGAAGCTGCAATTTAATCTCAATGAAGAGGAGCGCAGCCGAATACGTGGCATG AGAGAATTAGCATTGAAAAAGAAGCAACTGGAAGAGCTCAGTAAAGATACACGATATTTCAATATGGCAAGTGATGCCAGTGATTCAGTTGCATCTTCTCCCATCAACAATGAGGTCTCAG GAAAGGAATCTGCTTTACCATATTCTGATACAATTTCCAGGAATTTACAGTCTAACAATGGAAAAGAAGAAGCTCTTCTACAGAAGCATATAGCCCCA AATGCTACAGATAATAGTGAAGAGTCTTCGTCTTCTAAAATGTCACTGAGGACTGAAGTTCAACATTTGCCAGTAAGAAAAAATGACACGCATCCCCATCTTTCACAAAACAATTCATTGATTTCAGGAGGTACTGAATCAGTTGCAAAAATAAAGCCAGTTCTCTTGAGGATGGAGGATACTCCGGCTGGTAAACATGAGAAGCAGTTTCCTCAGAGGAAACCAGCGAGTAGCATAATGAAAATGATAAATGCCTTCGAAACTACCCTAGTTCAG GAAAAGAAGACTCCTATACAAGTTCCATCCAAGTCTCAATCAAATAGAGCTAGGAAGGAAGGTCTATTGAAAGATCAGGTCGTATCCAATGTTAAAGAACCAGAACCAAACTCTGAAAGGCCAGAATATCTGACAGATTTGAGGCTAGAACAGATAGGAAGTGAAGAAGTGTCGAGTTCAGGAAGGCTCTTAAGTCCACCCCAAATTAGCTCTGAAAAGCTCAGAAGACCTACTATTTTGGGGAAGCTGCAACAGTTACCTCCAGATAGCATGAATAAAGGAAAGCATATTGGTGATATTAAATCATCTGTAGCCACTAGACAGTTAATTGTATCGAGTATATCAAATGCAATAAAGGTCGAATCAGCAGAAGCAGATGCAATTATGAAGATTAAATCAGAATCAAATAAGGACCAGGATCATTCTTCTACAGATGAGAGATCATCTGCTTCAAAAGCATCAAGTGTTCTAAAGCAAGAGGAGAAGGGTTCAGTTCAACTCCAACCTTCTGATGTATATGCTTGGCAGGAAGGCTCTgaaaagttttcattttttaagggaTTGAAGGAAGTCAAATCTGAATATTTAAATGAATATCTTGGGTCTTCAAATgaaaaacagaaaacagtagcaccTCATGAGGATGAGCAACATCAGCATGGAAGTTCCACTGCATGGATATTCCCAAATGATGCACGGCGTATGTGTGTAACATCTGGGGTTACTGCAGTAATTGACTCGTATGATGGTTGCCACACTGAAGGAAAG cACGCAGTAGGACCAGAAGAGATGAAAGAAAGTGAAACTGACACACTAAATTTGAGAAATAGCAAGCCAGAATGCTGGGCGGATAATGCATTTACAGGATCAGTGAAACAT GGTTCGGGGCACTTGTTCTCTTCACCAGACAAAGAGAGCCCAG AAGAAGTAACAGAAAAGCAGAGGATCCTTTCTTCAGCAGTTTACCTTACACAGGtcttcaaacatcagttgagaAATGAGACCCCCTCCCCCTCGAGCAGAATTTTGTACATTGACCTTTTTCAGTAA
- the LOC108196938 gene encoding uncharacterized protein LOC108196938 isoform X3, with translation MGQRRFLFHSPLTTLRDSLTVTIQDPEGNEISKIGVHSMAIVEKGIWDDLFPLQEGGHVHMKLQFNLNEEERSRIRGMRELALKKKQLEELSKDTRYFNMASDASDSVASSPINNEVSGKESALPYSDTISRNLQSNNGKEEALLQKHIAPNATDNSEESSSSKMSLRTEVQHLPVRKNDTHPHLSQNNSLISGGTESVAKIKPVLLRMEDTPAGKHEKQFPQRKPASSIMKMINAFETTLVQEKKTPIQVPSKSQSNRARKEGLLKDQVVSNVKEPEPNSERPEYLTDLRLEQIGSEEVSSSGRLLSPPQISSEKLRRPTILGKLQQLPPDSMNKGKHIGDIKSSVATRQLIVSSISNAIKVESAEADAIMKIKSESNKDQDHSSTDERSSASKASSVLKQEEKGSVQLQPSDVYAWQEGSEKFSFFKGLKEVKSEYLNEYLGSSNEKQKTVAPHEDEQHQHGSSTAWIFPNDARRMCVTSGVTAVIDSYDGCHTEGKHAVGPEEMKESETDTLNLRNSKPECWADNAFTGSVKHGSGHLFSSPDKESPEEVTEKQRILSSAVYLTQVFKHQLRNETPSPSSRILYIDLFQ, from the exons ATGGGACAAAGGAGATTTCTCTTT CACAGTCCATTAACCACATTGCGGGACTCTTTGACTGTTACGATTCAAGATCCTGAGGGGAATGAGATATCAAAGATAG GTGTCCATTCGATGGCTATCGTGGAGAAGGGCATCTGGGATGACTTATTTCCCCTCCAAGAAGGTGGACATGTGCATATGAAGCTGCAATTTAATCTCAATGAAGAGGAGCGCAGCCGAATACGTGGCATG AGAGAATTAGCATTGAAAAAGAAGCAACTGGAAGAGCTCAGTAAAGATACACGATATTTCAATATGGCAAGTGATGCCAGTGATTCAGTTGCATCTTCTCCCATCAACAATGAGGTCTCAG GAAAGGAATCTGCTTTACCATATTCTGATACAATTTCCAGGAATTTACAGTCTAACAATGGAAAAGAAGAAGCTCTTCTACAGAAGCATATAGCCCCA AATGCTACAGATAATAGTGAAGAGTCTTCGTCTTCTAAAATGTCACTGAGGACTGAAGTTCAACATTTGCCAGTAAGAAAAAATGACACGCATCCCCATCTTTCACAAAACAATTCATTGATTTCAGGAGGTACTGAATCAGTTGCAAAAATAAAGCCAGTTCTCTTGAGGATGGAGGATACTCCGGCTGGTAAACATGAGAAGCAGTTTCCTCAGAGGAAACCAGCGAGTAGCATAATGAAAATGATAAATGCCTTCGAAACTACCCTAGTTCAG GAAAAGAAGACTCCTATACAAGTTCCATCCAAGTCTCAATCAAATAGAGCTAGGAAGGAAGGTCTATTGAAAGATCAGGTCGTATCCAATGTTAAAGAACCAGAACCAAACTCTGAAAGGCCAGAATATCTGACAGATTTGAGGCTAGAACAGATAGGAAGTGAAGAAGTGTCGAGTTCAGGAAGGCTCTTAAGTCCACCCCAAATTAGCTCTGAAAAGCTCAGAAGACCTACTATTTTGGGGAAGCTGCAACAGTTACCTCCAGATAGCATGAATAAAGGAAAGCATATTGGTGATATTAAATCATCTGTAGCCACTAGACAGTTAATTGTATCGAGTATATCAAATGCAATAAAGGTCGAATCAGCAGAAGCAGATGCAATTATGAAGATTAAATCAGAATCAAATAAGGACCAGGATCATTCTTCTACAGATGAGAGATCATCTGCTTCAAAAGCATCAAGTGTTCTAAAGCAAGAGGAGAAGGGTTCAGTTCAACTCCAACCTTCTGATGTATATGCTTGGCAGGAAGGCTCTgaaaagttttcattttttaagggaTTGAAGGAAGTCAAATCTGAATATTTAAATGAATATCTTGGGTCTTCAAATgaaaaacagaaaacagtagcaccTCATGAGGATGAGCAACATCAGCATGGAAGTTCCACTGCATGGATATTCCCAAATGATGCACGGCGTATGTGTGTAACATCTGGGGTTACTGCAGTAATTGACTCGTATGATGGTTGCCACACTGAAGGAAAG cACGCAGTAGGACCAGAAGAGATGAAAGAAAGTGAAACTGACACACTAAATTTGAGAAATAGCAAGCCAGAATGCTGGGCGGATAATGCATTTACAGGATCAGTGAAACAT GGTTCGGGGCACTTGTTCTCTTCACCAGACAAAGAGAGCCCAG AAGAAGTAACAGAAAAGCAGAGGATCCTTTCTTCAGCAGTTTACCTTACACAGGtcttcaaacatcagttgagaAATGAGACCCCCTCCCCCTCGAGCAGAATTTTGTACATTGACCTTTTTCAGTAA
- the LOC108196938 gene encoding uncharacterized protein LOC108196938 isoform X2, protein MPGTIHVSVLEFKGIASSSPPSSVFLKVSLGKTEYQTWDKGDFSFPLTTLRDSLTVTIQDPEGNEISKIGVHSMAIVEKGIWDDLFPLQEGGHVHMKLQFNLNEEERSRIRGMRELALKKKQLEELSKDTRYFNMASDASDSVASSPINNEVSGKESALPYSDTISRNLQSNNGKEEALLQKHIAPNATDNSEESSSSKMSLRTEVQHLPVRKNDTHPHLSQNNSLISGGTESVAKIKPVLLRMEDTPAGKHEKQFPQRKPASSIMKMINAFETTLVQEKKTPIQVPSKSQSNRARKEGLLKDQVVSNVKEPEPNSERPEYLTDLRLEQIGSEEVSSSGRLLSPPQISSEKLRRPTILGKLQQLPPDSMNKGKHIGDIKSSVATRQLIVSSISNAIKVESAEADAIMKIKSESNKDQDHSSTDERSSASKASSVLKQEEKGSVQLQPSDVYAWQEGSEKFSFFKGLKEVKSEYLNEYLGSSNEKQKTVAPHEDEQHQHGSSTAWIFPNDARRMCVTSGVTAVIDSYDGCHTEGKHAVGPEEMKESETDTLNLRNSKPECWADNAFTGSVKHAIKIAIVVGFGALVLFTRQREPRRSNRKAEDPFFSSLPYTGLQTSVEK, encoded by the exons ATGCCAGGAACTATCCATGTTTCAG TGTTAGAGTTCAAGGGGATAGCTTCTTCATCACCCCCTTCATCCGTTTTTCTCAAGG TTTCATTGGGGAAAACTGAGTATCAAACATGGGACAAAGGAGATTTCTCTTT TCCATTAACCACATTGCGGGACTCTTTGACTGTTACGATTCAAGATCCTGAGGGGAATGAGATATCAAAGATAG GTGTCCATTCGATGGCTATCGTGGAGAAGGGCATCTGGGATGACTTATTTCCCCTCCAAGAAGGTGGACATGTGCATATGAAGCTGCAATTTAATCTCAATGAAGAGGAGCGCAGCCGAATACGTGGCATG AGAGAATTAGCATTGAAAAAGAAGCAACTGGAAGAGCTCAGTAAAGATACACGATATTTCAATATGGCAAGTGATGCCAGTGATTCAGTTGCATCTTCTCCCATCAACAATGAGGTCTCAG GAAAGGAATCTGCTTTACCATATTCTGATACAATTTCCAGGAATTTACAGTCTAACAATGGAAAAGAAGAAGCTCTTCTACAGAAGCATATAGCCCCA AATGCTACAGATAATAGTGAAGAGTCTTCGTCTTCTAAAATGTCACTGAGGACTGAAGTTCAACATTTGCCAGTAAGAAAAAATGACACGCATCCCCATCTTTCACAAAACAATTCATTGATTTCAGGAGGTACTGAATCAGTTGCAAAAATAAAGCCAGTTCTCTTGAGGATGGAGGATACTCCGGCTGGTAAACATGAGAAGCAGTTTCCTCAGAGGAAACCAGCGAGTAGCATAATGAAAATGATAAATGCCTTCGAAACTACCCTAGTTCAG GAAAAGAAGACTCCTATACAAGTTCCATCCAAGTCTCAATCAAATAGAGCTAGGAAGGAAGGTCTATTGAAAGATCAGGTCGTATCCAATGTTAAAGAACCAGAACCAAACTCTGAAAGGCCAGAATATCTGACAGATTTGAGGCTAGAACAGATAGGAAGTGAAGAAGTGTCGAGTTCAGGAAGGCTCTTAAGTCCACCCCAAATTAGCTCTGAAAAGCTCAGAAGACCTACTATTTTGGGGAAGCTGCAACAGTTACCTCCAGATAGCATGAATAAAGGAAAGCATATTGGTGATATTAAATCATCTGTAGCCACTAGACAGTTAATTGTATCGAGTATATCAAATGCAATAAAGGTCGAATCAGCAGAAGCAGATGCAATTATGAAGATTAAATCAGAATCAAATAAGGACCAGGATCATTCTTCTACAGATGAGAGATCATCTGCTTCAAAAGCATCAAGTGTTCTAAAGCAAGAGGAGAAGGGTTCAGTTCAACTCCAACCTTCTGATGTATATGCTTGGCAGGAAGGCTCTgaaaagttttcattttttaagggaTTGAAGGAAGTCAAATCTGAATATTTAAATGAATATCTTGGGTCTTCAAATgaaaaacagaaaacagtagcaccTCATGAGGATGAGCAACATCAGCATGGAAGTTCCACTGCATGGATATTCCCAAATGATGCACGGCGTATGTGTGTAACATCTGGGGTTACTGCAGTAATTGACTCGTATGATGGTTGCCACACTGAAGGAAAG cACGCAGTAGGACCAGAAGAGATGAAAGAAAGTGAAACTGACACACTAAATTTGAGAAATAGCAAGCCAGAATGCTGGGCGGATAATGCATTTACAGGATCAGTGAAACAT GCAATAAAAATTGCAATTGTTGTAGGGTTCGGGGCACTTGTTCTCTTCACCAGACAAAGAGAGCCCAG AAGAAGTAACAGAAAAGCAGAGGATCCTTTCTTCAGCAGTTTACCTTACACAGGtcttcaaacatcagttgagaAATGA